From Triticum urartu cultivar G1812 unplaced genomic scaffold, Tu2.1 TuUngrouped_contig_4241, whole genome shotgun sequence, a single genomic window includes:
- the LOC125527542 gene encoding protein-ribulosamine 3-kinase, chloroplastic isoform X2 yields the protein MVTVADNRISLAPGVRPCSEKKASAMAANVALPSTSASSVLRSRLPPRRSACPRRAASRLSIVAAMSDDPLKEWILAEGKATQITGTSSIGGGCINAAQRYDTDAGSFFVKTSRRIGPAMFKGEALGLKAMYDTKSIHVPLPYKVGSLPTGGSFIIMEYIQFGRSRGDQTALGRKLAEMHKAAKSDKGYGFYVENTIGSTPQINTWTADWIEFYSKHRLGYQLKLISQRFGDSAIYEKGQQLIEKMHPLFDGAVIEPCLLHGDLWSGNISADTNGDPVILDPACYYGHNEAEFGMSWCAGFGGEFYRSYFEVMPKQPGFEKRRDLYLLYHYLNHYNLFGSGYRSSAMSIIEDCLQMLKA from the exons ATGGTGACGGTTGCAGACAATAGAATTTCGCTGGCGCCGGGCGTCCGTCCGtgctcggagaagaaggcgagtGCGATGGCAGCAAACGTGGCGCTgccctccacctccgcctcctcggTCCTCCGTAGCCGCCTCCCTCCTCGCCGCTCCGCCTGCCCCCGCAGAGCAGCCTCCAGGCTATCCATCG TGGCTGCGATGAGCGACGACCCACTCAAGGAGTGGATCCTCGCAGAGGGGAAGGCCACCCAGATCACAGGGACCAGCTCCATTGGGGGCGGCTGCATCAACGCCGCCCAACGCTACGACACCGATGCTGGCTCCTTTTTTGTGAAGACCAGCAG GCGCATTGGTCCAGCTATGTTTAAAGGGGAGGCTCTGGGCTTGAAGGCGATGTATGACACCAAGTCAATCCATGTCCCTTTGCCGTACAAG GTTGGTTCATTACCAACTGGTGGTTCTTTTATCATCATGGAGTATATTCAATTTGGTCGTTCTAGGGGTGACCAG ACAGCTCTAGGAAGAAAGCTGGCTGAAATGCATAAAGCTGCAAAATCTGACAAGGGCTATGGTTTCTATGTTGAAAATACTATTGGAAG CACTCCACAAATCAACACTTGGACTGCTGACTGGATTGAGTTTTACTCAAAGCATAGACTGGGATACCAGTTGAAGTTGATATCACAGCGGTTCGGAGATTCAGCCATATATGAAAAAG GTCAGCAATTGATTGAGAAAATGCATCCACTGTTTGACGGTGCTGTTATTGAACCATGCCTGCTTCATGGAGATTTATGGAGTGGAAATATAAGCGCTGATACCAATGGAGATCCTGTAATATTGGATCCAGCATGCTACT ATGGACACAATGAAGCAGAGTTTGGGATGTCCTGGTGTGCTGGATTCGGAGGGGAATTCTACCGCTCCTATTTCGAG GTGATGCCAAAGCAGCCAGGCTTTGAGAAGAGGAGGGACCTGTATCTCCTATACCACTACCTGAATCACTACAACCTTTTCGGCTCTGGGTACCGCTCCTCGGCTATGTCCATAATCGAAGACTGCCTGCAGATGCTGAAGGCGTAG
- the LOC125527542 gene encoding protein-ribulosamine 3-kinase, chloroplastic isoform X1, whose translation MVTVADNRISLAPGVRPCSEKKASAMAANVALPSTSASSVLRSRLPPRRSACPRRAASRLSIVAAMSDDPLKEWILAEGKATQITGTSSIGGGCINAAQRYDTDAGSFFVKTSRRIGPAMFKGEALGLKAMYDTKSIHVPLPYKVGSLPTGGSFIIMEYIQFGRSRGDQVTLSRNPFRSKKKTALGRKLAEMHKAAKSDKGYGFYVENTIGSTPQINTWTADWIEFYSKHRLGYQLKLISQRFGDSAIYEKGQQLIEKMHPLFDGAVIEPCLLHGDLWSGNISADTNGDPVILDPACYYGHNEAEFGMSWCAGFGGEFYRSYFEVMPKQPGFEKRRDLYLLYHYLNHYNLFGSGYRSSAMSIIEDCLQMLKA comes from the exons ATGGTGACGGTTGCAGACAATAGAATTTCGCTGGCGCCGGGCGTCCGTCCGtgctcggagaagaaggcgagtGCGATGGCAGCAAACGTGGCGCTgccctccacctccgcctcctcggTCCTCCGTAGCCGCCTCCCTCCTCGCCGCTCCGCCTGCCCCCGCAGAGCAGCCTCCAGGCTATCCATCG TGGCTGCGATGAGCGACGACCCACTCAAGGAGTGGATCCTCGCAGAGGGGAAGGCCACCCAGATCACAGGGACCAGCTCCATTGGGGGCGGCTGCATCAACGCCGCCCAACGCTACGACACCGATGCTGGCTCCTTTTTTGTGAAGACCAGCAG GCGCATTGGTCCAGCTATGTTTAAAGGGGAGGCTCTGGGCTTGAAGGCGATGTATGACACCAAGTCAATCCATGTCCCTTTGCCGTACAAG GTTGGTTCATTACCAACTGGTGGTTCTTTTATCATCATGGAGTATATTCAATTTGGTCGTTCTAGGGGTGACCAGGTAACCTTGTCCAGAAACCCCTTTCGTTCAAAGAAAAAG ACAGCTCTAGGAAGAAAGCTGGCTGAAATGCATAAAGCTGCAAAATCTGACAAGGGCTATGGTTTCTATGTTGAAAATACTATTGGAAG CACTCCACAAATCAACACTTGGACTGCTGACTGGATTGAGTTTTACTCAAAGCATAGACTGGGATACCAGTTGAAGTTGATATCACAGCGGTTCGGAGATTCAGCCATATATGAAAAAG GTCAGCAATTGATTGAGAAAATGCATCCACTGTTTGACGGTGCTGTTATTGAACCATGCCTGCTTCATGGAGATTTATGGAGTGGAAATATAAGCGCTGATACCAATGGAGATCCTGTAATATTGGATCCAGCATGCTACT ATGGACACAATGAAGCAGAGTTTGGGATGTCCTGGTGTGCTGGATTCGGAGGGGAATTCTACCGCTCCTATTTCGAG GTGATGCCAAAGCAGCCAGGCTTTGAGAAGAGGAGGGACCTGTATCTCCTATACCACTACCTGAATCACTACAACCTTTTCGGCTCTGGGTACCGCTCCTCGGCTATGTCCATAATCGAAGACTGCCTGCAGATGCTGAAGGCGTAG